A single genomic interval of Coregonus clupeaformis isolate EN_2021a chromosome 36, ASM2061545v1, whole genome shotgun sequence harbors:
- the LOC121552803 gene encoding transcription initiation factor IIA subunit 1 isoform X1, translating into MASSANSNPVPKLYRSVIEDVINEVRELFLDEGVDEQVLMELKTLWENKLMQSKAVEGFHTEEQAALQAAAAQQQAQQQATQQAQAQQVLLPPQQQVTSWQSTRPTVTSAPQQQVIVQDPKILQHMSATGMSAAATAATLALPTGVSPYHQLITSQGNLPQNCFLKTADGQILQFVRAANGAQYIIQPQQQMVLQQQVLPQMQPGGVQAPVIQQVRPITQVLAPLQGGLPQQTGVIIQPQQIVLTGNKVQQNAQVMQMAGQPGQVQQIQQQVQQVQQAQGGAAPGAPQQQQAKQQPPMMLQVDGAGDTSSEDEDEEEEEYDEDEDEEKDKAGGEDGQVEEEPLNSEDDVSDEEDQELFDTENVVVCQYDKIHRSKNKWKFHLKDGIMNLNGRDYVFSKAIGDAEW; encoded by the exons CCTAAACTGTACAGGTCTGTGATTGAAGATGTTATCAACGAGGTCCGGGAGCTCTTCTTGGATGAGGGGGTGGATGAGCAGGTTCTCATGGAGCTCAAAACG CTGTGGGAGAACAAGTTGATGCAGAGTAAGGCAGTGGAGGGCTTCCATACCGAGGAGCAGGCGGCCCTCCAGGCAGCAGCAGCCCAGCAGCAGGCCCAGCAGCAGGCCACCCAGCAAGCCCAGGCACAGCAGGTCCTCCTGCCCCCGCAGCAGCAAG TGACGAGCTGGCAATCGACCCGGCCTACTGTCACAAGCG caCCCCAGCAGCAAGTCATTGTGCAGGATCCTAAGATTCTGCAGCACATGAGTGCAACGGGGATG AGTGCAGCAGCCACCGCAGCAACCCTGGCCTTACCCACAGGAGTCAGTCCCTACCATCAGCTTATCACCAGCCAAG GCAATTTGCCCCAGAATTGTTTTCTTAAGACAGCGGATG GTCAGATCCTACAGTTTGTGCGTGCGGCCAACGGTGCTCAGTACATCATCCAGCCCCAGCAGCAGATGGTGCTACAACAGCAGGTCCTTCCTCAGATGCAGCCAGGCGGCGTGCAGGCTCCTGTAATACAGCAGGTACGCCCCATTACACAG GTGCTGGCTCCTCTCCAGGGAGGCCTCCCCCAGCAGACGGGAGTCATCATCCAGCCTCAACAGATCGTCCTCACTGGGAACAAGGTCCAGCAGAATGCACAG GTAATGCAGATGGCAGGCCAGCCCGGCCAGGTGCAGCAAATACAGCAGCAGGTCCAACAAGTACAACAGGCCCAGGGTGGAGCTGCTCCAGGGGCCCCACAGCAGCAGCAAGCCAAGCAGCAGCCTCCTATGATGCTGCAGGTTGACGGAGCGGGGGACACGTCCTCAGAGgacgaggatgaggaggaggaggagtatgatgaggatgaagatgaagagaaggataaagctggaggggaggacggaCAGGTGGAGGAG gagccTCTGAACAGTGAAGATGACGTGAGTGATGAGGAGGACCAAGAACTGTTTGACACCGAGAACGTGGTCGTGTGCCAGTACGACAAG atCCACAGAAGTAAGAACAAATGGAAATTCCACCTGAAGGATGGGATTATGAACCTGAATGGCCGAGACTACGTCTTCTCCAAAGCCATCGGGGACGCTGAGTGGtaa
- the LOC121552803 gene encoding transcription initiation factor IIA subunit 1 isoform X4 → MASSANSNPVPKLYRSVIEDVINEVRELFLDEGVDEQVLMELKTLWENKLMQSKAVEGFHTEEQAALQAAAAQQQAQQQATQQAQAQQVLLPPQQQVTSWQSTRPTVTSAPQQQVIVQDPKILQHMSATGMSAAATAATLALPTGVSPYHQLITSQGQILQFVRAANGAQYIIQPQQQMVLQQQVLPQMQPGGVQAPVIQQVLAPLQGGLPQQTGVIIQPQQIVLTGNKVQQNAQVMQMAGQPGQVQQIQQQVQQVQQAQGGAAPGAPQQQQAKQQPPMMLQVDGAGDTSSEDEDEEEEEYDEDEDEEKDKAGGEDGQVEEEPLNSEDDVSDEEDQELFDTENVVVCQYDKIHRSKNKWKFHLKDGIMNLNGRDYVFSKAIGDAEW, encoded by the exons CCTAAACTGTACAGGTCTGTGATTGAAGATGTTATCAACGAGGTCCGGGAGCTCTTCTTGGATGAGGGGGTGGATGAGCAGGTTCTCATGGAGCTCAAAACG CTGTGGGAGAACAAGTTGATGCAGAGTAAGGCAGTGGAGGGCTTCCATACCGAGGAGCAGGCGGCCCTCCAGGCAGCAGCAGCCCAGCAGCAGGCCCAGCAGCAGGCCACCCAGCAAGCCCAGGCACAGCAGGTCCTCCTGCCCCCGCAGCAGCAAG TGACGAGCTGGCAATCGACCCGGCCTACTGTCACAAGCG caCCCCAGCAGCAAGTCATTGTGCAGGATCCTAAGATTCTGCAGCACATGAGTGCAACGGGGATG AGTGCAGCAGCCACCGCAGCAACCCTGGCCTTACCCACAGGAGTCAGTCCCTACCATCAGCTTATCACCAGCCAAG GTCAGATCCTACAGTTTGTGCGTGCGGCCAACGGTGCTCAGTACATCATCCAGCCCCAGCAGCAGATGGTGCTACAACAGCAGGTCCTTCCTCAGATGCAGCCAGGCGGCGTGCAGGCTCCTGTAATACAGCAG GTGCTGGCTCCTCTCCAGGGAGGCCTCCCCCAGCAGACGGGAGTCATCATCCAGCCTCAACAGATCGTCCTCACTGGGAACAAGGTCCAGCAGAATGCACAG GTAATGCAGATGGCAGGCCAGCCCGGCCAGGTGCAGCAAATACAGCAGCAGGTCCAACAAGTACAACAGGCCCAGGGTGGAGCTGCTCCAGGGGCCCCACAGCAGCAGCAAGCCAAGCAGCAGCCTCCTATGATGCTGCAGGTTGACGGAGCGGGGGACACGTCCTCAGAGgacgaggatgaggaggaggaggagtatgatgaggatgaagatgaagagaaggataaagctggaggggaggacggaCAGGTGGAGGAG gagccTCTGAACAGTGAAGATGACGTGAGTGATGAGGAGGACCAAGAACTGTTTGACACCGAGAACGTGGTCGTGTGCCAGTACGACAAG atCCACAGAAGTAAGAACAAATGGAAATTCCACCTGAAGGATGGGATTATGAACCTGAATGGCCGAGACTACGTCTTCTCCAAAGCCATCGGGGACGCTGAGTGGtaa
- the LOC121552803 gene encoding transcription initiation factor IIA subunit 1 isoform X3 — translation MASSANSNPVPKLYRSVIEDVINEVRELFLDEGVDEQVLMELKTLWENKLMQSKAVEGFHTEEQAALQAAAAQQQAQQQATQQAQAQQVLLPPQQQVTSWQSTRPTVTSAPQQQVIVQDPKILQHMSATGMSAAATAATLALPTGVSPYHQLITSQGQILQFVRAANGAQYIIQPQQQMVLQQQVLPQMQPGGVQAPVIQQVRPITQVLAPLQGGLPQQTGVIIQPQQIVLTGNKVQQNAQVMQMAGQPGQVQQIQQQVQQVQQAQGGAAPGAPQQQQAKQQPPMMLQVDGAGDTSSEDEDEEEEEYDEDEDEEKDKAGGEDGQVEEEPLNSEDDVSDEEDQELFDTENVVVCQYDKIHRSKNKWKFHLKDGIMNLNGRDYVFSKAIGDAEW, via the exons CCTAAACTGTACAGGTCTGTGATTGAAGATGTTATCAACGAGGTCCGGGAGCTCTTCTTGGATGAGGGGGTGGATGAGCAGGTTCTCATGGAGCTCAAAACG CTGTGGGAGAACAAGTTGATGCAGAGTAAGGCAGTGGAGGGCTTCCATACCGAGGAGCAGGCGGCCCTCCAGGCAGCAGCAGCCCAGCAGCAGGCCCAGCAGCAGGCCACCCAGCAAGCCCAGGCACAGCAGGTCCTCCTGCCCCCGCAGCAGCAAG TGACGAGCTGGCAATCGACCCGGCCTACTGTCACAAGCG caCCCCAGCAGCAAGTCATTGTGCAGGATCCTAAGATTCTGCAGCACATGAGTGCAACGGGGATG AGTGCAGCAGCCACCGCAGCAACCCTGGCCTTACCCACAGGAGTCAGTCCCTACCATCAGCTTATCACCAGCCAAG GTCAGATCCTACAGTTTGTGCGTGCGGCCAACGGTGCTCAGTACATCATCCAGCCCCAGCAGCAGATGGTGCTACAACAGCAGGTCCTTCCTCAGATGCAGCCAGGCGGCGTGCAGGCTCCTGTAATACAGCAGGTACGCCCCATTACACAG GTGCTGGCTCCTCTCCAGGGAGGCCTCCCCCAGCAGACGGGAGTCATCATCCAGCCTCAACAGATCGTCCTCACTGGGAACAAGGTCCAGCAGAATGCACAG GTAATGCAGATGGCAGGCCAGCCCGGCCAGGTGCAGCAAATACAGCAGCAGGTCCAACAAGTACAACAGGCCCAGGGTGGAGCTGCTCCAGGGGCCCCACAGCAGCAGCAAGCCAAGCAGCAGCCTCCTATGATGCTGCAGGTTGACGGAGCGGGGGACACGTCCTCAGAGgacgaggatgaggaggaggaggagtatgatgaggatgaagatgaagagaaggataaagctggaggggaggacggaCAGGTGGAGGAG gagccTCTGAACAGTGAAGATGACGTGAGTGATGAGGAGGACCAAGAACTGTTTGACACCGAGAACGTGGTCGTGTGCCAGTACGACAAG atCCACAGAAGTAAGAACAAATGGAAATTCCACCTGAAGGATGGGATTATGAACCTGAATGGCCGAGACTACGTCTTCTCCAAAGCCATCGGGGACGCTGAGTGGtaa
- the LOC121552803 gene encoding transcription initiation factor IIA subunit 1 isoform X2 has product MASSANSNPVPKLYRSVIEDVINEVRELFLDEGVDEQVLMELKTLWENKLMQSKAVEGFHTEEQAALQAAAAQQQAQQQATQQAQAQQVLLPPQQQVTSWQSTRPTVTSAPQQQVIVQDPKILQHMSATGMSAAATAATLALPTGVSPYHQLITSQGNLPQNCFLKTADGQILQFVRAANGAQYIIQPQQQMVLQQQVLPQMQPGGVQAPVIQQVLAPLQGGLPQQTGVIIQPQQIVLTGNKVQQNAQVMQMAGQPGQVQQIQQQVQQVQQAQGGAAPGAPQQQQAKQQPPMMLQVDGAGDTSSEDEDEEEEEYDEDEDEEKDKAGGEDGQVEEEPLNSEDDVSDEEDQELFDTENVVVCQYDKIHRSKNKWKFHLKDGIMNLNGRDYVFSKAIGDAEW; this is encoded by the exons CCTAAACTGTACAGGTCTGTGATTGAAGATGTTATCAACGAGGTCCGGGAGCTCTTCTTGGATGAGGGGGTGGATGAGCAGGTTCTCATGGAGCTCAAAACG CTGTGGGAGAACAAGTTGATGCAGAGTAAGGCAGTGGAGGGCTTCCATACCGAGGAGCAGGCGGCCCTCCAGGCAGCAGCAGCCCAGCAGCAGGCCCAGCAGCAGGCCACCCAGCAAGCCCAGGCACAGCAGGTCCTCCTGCCCCCGCAGCAGCAAG TGACGAGCTGGCAATCGACCCGGCCTACTGTCACAAGCG caCCCCAGCAGCAAGTCATTGTGCAGGATCCTAAGATTCTGCAGCACATGAGTGCAACGGGGATG AGTGCAGCAGCCACCGCAGCAACCCTGGCCTTACCCACAGGAGTCAGTCCCTACCATCAGCTTATCACCAGCCAAG GCAATTTGCCCCAGAATTGTTTTCTTAAGACAGCGGATG GTCAGATCCTACAGTTTGTGCGTGCGGCCAACGGTGCTCAGTACATCATCCAGCCCCAGCAGCAGATGGTGCTACAACAGCAGGTCCTTCCTCAGATGCAGCCAGGCGGCGTGCAGGCTCCTGTAATACAGCAG GTGCTGGCTCCTCTCCAGGGAGGCCTCCCCCAGCAGACGGGAGTCATCATCCAGCCTCAACAGATCGTCCTCACTGGGAACAAGGTCCAGCAGAATGCACAG GTAATGCAGATGGCAGGCCAGCCCGGCCAGGTGCAGCAAATACAGCAGCAGGTCCAACAAGTACAACAGGCCCAGGGTGGAGCTGCTCCAGGGGCCCCACAGCAGCAGCAAGCCAAGCAGCAGCCTCCTATGATGCTGCAGGTTGACGGAGCGGGGGACACGTCCTCAGAGgacgaggatgaggaggaggaggagtatgatgaggatgaagatgaagagaaggataaagctggaggggaggacggaCAGGTGGAGGAG gagccTCTGAACAGTGAAGATGACGTGAGTGATGAGGAGGACCAAGAACTGTTTGACACCGAGAACGTGGTCGTGTGCCAGTACGACAAG atCCACAGAAGTAAGAACAAATGGAAATTCCACCTGAAGGATGGGATTATGAACCTGAATGGCCGAGACTACGTCTTCTCCAAAGCCATCGGGGACGCTGAGTGGtaa